Within the Dermacentor silvarum isolate Dsil-2018 chromosome 8, BIME_Dsil_1.4, whole genome shotgun sequence genome, the region TGGCATTTTCAGTTGTGGAAAAGTCAAATGGCATTTGTAGTCATTTTAGCTTCTCTAGCACTATTTTGAATAAGCAAATGACACGAAAACAACACAAGCTCTGGAACTCTTAAGTAATTTCACAAAGCTTTCGAGACAAATTGCACTGAGAAGGAATTATGAAAGTTTAATTAAACATATCTGTTTACAAAGTTAAGAAATTCACCATTTATCAAAGGAATTTCACCTCACAAAATGTATAAGTGCGACTGGTCTACCGAAATTTTTCAGGAAAAGGACAATATGTAtgaaggagggagggggtgcaCATCGTGGTCTCACTGGGATGTGTGGCAACATGGTTATTTGTTTAATTCacataccctaaaggcccattcCGGGCATTACATAGAGCGGTTACAGTTGCTGTTGACTCTGAGCACCACATATGCATAGGCACACAGAATAAATGGGGTATATGTTAATAGATGGAGTAGTCACCTTGCATGACCGACACCTTCCATGGAGTCAATGGCTCCTTCCTAGGTCGATCTGGATAACGAGGGCAATGTTTCCCTGCAGAAAGTAACACGCATTGAGAAAATGCAAACTGTACATTTAAGGCTGTTAAAAGGAAGTTGTAGCTACCCTGCAAAGATCGGCCTTGCAACTGGGCTGGGTCCCAGATGGTTATGAGCAAGTCCTTCACAAACATCGGGTCTTTGTCTCTAGCTTGAATTCGCCGCCATGCCTCTGCTGCCACACGCAGACCCTGTCCAATGTCAAtctgcacaaaaaagaaaaaagagaaacacaCACGTTATATTTATTTTGTGAAGTTCTCAAATAAAGAGAATTGAAGTGCTGATGCTTGTTTAGCTTGAAAGCCTCGATGCATACTTTTCTTGAAATGCCTGTGAAAATAACTCAACCAGAAGCATTAATTGGTGTTGTTCATTGGTCTCTGGTGTATAGGCATCGCCACACTATGTTTTGTGAGCTGCACGTGGCACAAACTTTGATTTAAAATGTTTGGCGGAAGCCAGCACAAAAGGAGAGCAGTATAACTTAATGCACTTATAGTTTAAGATTTTAAGTGCAGTTATGCATCAGCACTGCCATGATGCAGGCTTAAACATGTCTGTTTCTGAAAAAAACTAAATATTTAGCACCTCACCATGCTGGCACCTGAGCCATCGGCTCGGTGGTGTTCAGGCGATTGAACGGGTACAGCTTCTGCAGGTGTTGCACTTGGCGGGGCTTGCCTGGCTGCTGCCACGGACACCCGAGCCAAGCCAGGGCTCAATGGACACGTGTTTGGCACTGGGCCATTGTCTCCTAATATAGAGAACAGTCACCGATGCATGAGAAACTGAACAGATCCCACCTAAGCTTAAAGTGTAGTTATTGGCACAGTATGCGAGTTTGTTAAATAGTTTGTAGACCATTAATTACTCAAGATTTGTTTTACAATGACCTGCTTAGGCATGCAGATGCCTGCCATTACTTTACAATATACTGCAGGAAAACTTGTAAATGTACCTTCTCTGAATTTCTTTAACACTTCTTGTTGGAGCCCTCTATTGAGAGCTCGAAGCTCTGTCAGCTCCTCCTCTTGCGCAGATATTCTCCGTTTGATTTCCGCAACTTTTGAAGCAGAGCTTCATGCTTCTCTGCAATGCGAAAATCCCGTGATGGCAGGCTGTTTGCGGCTTTCTTCTTTCTGGCCAGTGTTCTAAAGAGGTGCTCGTTCTTGTCTGCGCGTTTTGGTTCCTAGGCAAGATGCGAGTAACAAAACATTTGTAAAACATTTTCATTTACACTTGATCAATCAATTGCTAGTATAGATAAAATACCTCTGGAGGCACGTCGCAGGCACTGTCCTCTTCACTTGACGTGTCGAGGACACGCTTCACCCTCAGGCGCCGCTTCTTAAGTTGTGACTTGACGTCAGCTTCTGACTCTGCAAAATAATGTATCGCAGGGCTGGTGATCAGCTAGCAACATAAGTTAACATATGCAATTAAATTTGTTCATGATTACTAAGAGTAATTAAAATTGGCCTATAAGCATTGGAATGAATTGGACTAGCTGCACGAAGTgctgacctccccccccccacccccccccccaaaaaaaaacttCGATTGCCGAGATGGAGCTTAATTACAGTGTACTACCTACAGCACTTCAAGCCTGCAACATACACCAAAGCTTACGAATGGCACATTCACACTGAGAAGAAAAGGTGCAAATGAATCATATTAGGATACAGAATGATGGACTAGTAAGAATATGTGTTAATGAATACACAATCGCTATTTCACATTCTAAATTGTTacggcaaaaaaataaaataaaagtggaTGGAAGTACACTTGAAACCTTTTTTGTGGAAATTCAGTACATCATGTATATTTGCCACACTACACAAAAGGAGATAAGCAATCACGTAACTCAAACTTTCCGAACCGTATTACCgaagtgcgaaaaaaaagaaagaaaaggaaatgttTTATCTGTCCGTTCTGTCACGTCACACGTACACTCGTATGTATAGTGCAATAATGTAAACTAAATACAAGAGCTTTGGAAATGCGCAAACTTACCTCCGACCTGCAAAATTCTGGCACGGTAGTGGGCACACGTGCCGGTCGCGTCCGTCCACTTCACCATATAGAATGCCACCGAAAAGTCGTCGTCAGGCTTGAAATTCCTTGTGTCCGTGACTGGCACAATTGCCAAATGCCTATCTATTTCGTATCGCACGTACGCGTGGGTAATCATAGTCAGTCAACAACGCACTCAAGGAGAATAGAAATTCAAGAAATAATGGCGCAAAAGAACGGGGATGGCTGAGACACAACTTAAGAAAGCGACAACGGAGGGCATACACGACTGTTTTTGTTGCTCCACCTGCACGTGTTGCTGATGTTGATGGCGATTAGGCTGTTCCCATTACCTCGGTCATCAAGCGAAGACGACGCTGAGGCATATTTTCATTCTAAAGAAAAATTGTTTTATAGACGTGAAATATGAAATTTAAACAATATTCCTAAATTAAAAATTGTTTTACAGCTAAAAGGTGTTTAGGTATAACCTTCAAGCCGCACTAGAAACATACTAAAACAGTGCCAGTTTGTTTACTGTTTAGCGTCATCATCAATACACAGACTTTTTATGttcgttcaacttttacttgtgcgCCTAATATAATTTTGACTAAATAATTACGCAGTGAAATTGTAAACATAAGCCATCCTAAGCGATATTGGTATCAACGTTTGTTTGTGTTCCGTATGCGCATGGTGCGCAGTCCGTTCAAGTGATTCAACCCTAGCTGCCTGCCGTAGCGGAGTCTCGCACACCGAATTTTGACTGCAAGCAGCCCACGTACATGCGTACGCTTAGTGGTCAGTTGTGAATTGGCGACATGGAACCGCAGAAAAAACGGAGGAAGCGTGGTTGGTACAAAAAGTACCTAAATCCAAGCAGTGTCTTCCACGTGCCCAGATCAACAGATTCATCAGCCCGGTTGCGGCTCGCTCAAGCGGTAAGTAAACTTTGTTTGTTCGATTGACACTTCAATTGTTATGACAGAAAAAGTACATGTTCCGTTACAGTTGAAGCGTAATTGTTATGCAGGAATCCTCAAAAGACGATGGTTCATACCATCGAAGCTCAAATGAAGAGTTGGTGGAACCGCGGCCAGCTGTCGAGGACGAGTACACTACGCAAAGTGCCGGCACTGCTGGAGAGGCGGAGGCCGCGTTGACAGGGGAGAGCGACGATCCGACAGCACCTGACAGCGATTCTGATGGGACAGGCATCATCTGTTCCAGGGCGCTAGTACGTCGATTAAGCCTACCAACATGTATTTCGTGCGTGTATGATGTGCAATAGTGTGCTGCATGGTAAATTCGCACCCCGGGCCCCCTCAAAGTGACTGTTTTTCCGAAAAACGAAAAAACATACAAGTCGCACTAgtgtgtataagacgcacctgttcgttcggtaagcgattgaaaaaaaaattagtgacgtttGATTTCGtcaacgcgggtcacgcgcaagcgtatatgTGCATGCGCTTACTGGCATGCATGCCATTCGGTCGACTCGcagtcggcctgccgccgcttgcgttgctgctccgccctcgcacggcgctcgagaactcgatcacgagaacaACCCGGTACCTCGGTAgcgcgcgcacagaacccgtagcaattaagtggCATGCAGAACTCGGTGCGCTTCGCGTGGTCATAGCCTCCAATCTGATTTTGATGGCAGTAAAAAAAAGGATCGTACACAAGGCGCACCGTTGTATAAGACACACCGACGAAAACTTTCAGAAAAACAAAACGcgacttatacaccggaaaatacggtatatataGACCCCCACAGTGCATGGAGAAATTCCTCATTCACATGCAAGTGATCCAAGAAATGTTTCCTAAATAATGCACACACGTGTTCTCCAATGCATCTAAAATGCAATATTTGTTATGCAGGCATCTCCACAGCCCGGTCCAAGTGGACGTGCATGAAATCTGCACGAGAGAGGAGGTGGTTGCAATAAAGACAATGTAGCCACTGAGGAAGACACCGATAACACCAATCAATCTGGTGAAGAGTACTCCTATGCAACAGATCTCGACAGTGATGATGATACAACTGGTCTTATCCCAATTACGGTATGCATCGACTTAGTGAATATATATTTAAGTGGACCTAACAAATAAACTCTCATTTGCAGGACACGCAACATGGTGAACTGAGCAGCATGGCGCCAGAATCAAGTCACAGTGAACCGGAACACATGAGTGACGGCCAAGACCTTTTCAGCAGTGCTGACACAAATAGAACAACACAGCTTGGTGAATTGTTTCAGGGGGCCCTGAATGAAAAGGTTGTCGTTTCTAAAGGAGACATGCTGTTAATGATACTAAAGCATGCCTTAAAGAACAATTTGACATTGACAGCACTGACAAACCTTATAGAGATGATCAACTTGTTCTTTGAAAGACCTGTCCTGCCTCAATCTAAGTATAAGCTTGGTAAGCTCTTTTCAGAGTCTGGCACCGGCTTGAGTTTTAATTATATTTGTGAAAACTGTCGGAAAGTGTCCTCTTACACAGAGTCAAGTCATTTCTTGCAGTGTACAAATTGTGGGTGTGCTATGGCTACCTCAGTAAATAGTGCGTCATTCTTTGTGCTATTAGATGTACCCTCTCAGCTGAGAAAGGTGTTAAAGAATCGCACAATTCGAGATCTGACAAGGCCTCTAAGCACAAGCAGCAGTTTTTCCGACATTTGCGATGGCGAATTGTATCGCGACTTTGTTTCTGCTACAGCAGACAATGGGCATAGGATTAGCCTCACATTAAATACAGATGGCACACTGCTCTTCTCTTCCAGCAATACCTCAATTTGGCCCATACAATTATTGGTTAATGAAGTGCCTGCAATGCAGAGAGCAAACAAACTTGTATTGGCTGCCCTATGGTTCGGAAAAAATAAACCTGATATGGACCTATTCCTTGATGCGTTTTTGGAGACAATGGATGATTTGTCTGAGAAAGGATTTATGCTTGAGCATGAGGGACAAGCTAAGCTATTCAGGGCATATTGCATTTGTTGTGCTGTTGATTCAGTTGCAAGAGCACCAATGCAAGGCGTTATGGAATTCAACGCGTACTATGGCTGCAACTGGTGTCTGCATGAAGGTGAAAGAGTTGCAGGGGCTACCAGGTATCCAGTTGAAAAGGATGAGCCACCAGAACGGACAGAAAATGAAATTTTGAAAGATGCAGAAATTGCAGTAATGCAAGGTCAATCTGAAAGAGGCGTAAAAACTGTCTCTCCACTCCTTAACCTACCACAATTTCATATAATCTGGGGTTTTGTccctgactatatgcattgtgttttgTTGGGAGTGGCAAGACAGTTTTTAGAAATGTGGCTGGGTGACACACACTGCGATTTCTACATTGGAAGGCAACGAGAGAGCATTGATGCAAGGCTAGCAGCACTTGCTCCACCAAGGGAAGTCCGCCGGTCGCCAAGGCcaacaaaagaacgaaaatggtgGAAGGCAAAAGAGTTCGAAAATTGGATTCTGTTTTACAGCTTGCCAGTGTTAGATGGAATTTTAAACAAATCTTGCATCAGACACTGGGCTTGCCTTGTTGAGGCCTTGCACATATTGTTAATGCGCAGTATAACCTCTTCGGACCTTGTGCGAGCAGAAGAGCTGCTTTTAGAATTTCATGTTGTTGCACAAGTCCTATATGGAAAAAGGTGCATGACTTTTAACTTGCATCAGGTGACCCACATTGCGAAAAGTGTGAGGCACTGGGGCCCACTGTGGGCGCACTCGGCCTTCCCTTTTGAAGCTGGTAATGGTACACTGAAAGCAGTTGTAAAGGCTGCTAATGGTATACCTCATCAGATCTGCAGAATGATTCAGGTCGAAGGTCTAACTGAACAACTAACGAACATGACAACTGAAGCAAGAGTGTACAATTACTGTACATCTCTCGACATAACAGTCACGCAGAAAACTGTAGCTATTTCAGAAAATGTCCATCTCTTTGGAAGAGGTGTCCCATATCAAACAAGTAGCCTGTCTGCCACTGATGCTTCTACCGTTTTTGTACAGTACCCACGCATGCTGAGAAACAGGGTGGTATTTACTAGCCGCAGCTACTCcccaaaaagaaaaacaaatagttCGACAATCCAACTTGTAGACCATTCGTATGCCATAATAGAAGCCATTCTTTGCAAATGTACCAATGAAGCGTACATTGTTGCCCGACGCCTCCAATGCTTTGCTGTGAAATATAATAATTTGATAATGGACCCCTTAGTAAAAGTTCGGaaagaagcagcagcaacaactcTGGTATCAGCCTCGGAAATTTTGAATGTTTGTGCACTCATGAAAGTTAGATCAAATGTGTATGTTTCACCTGTGCCTAGCTCATTCACTATGTAAATTTTGGTATCCTATGCGCATTGCATTACTATTACTCTGTATCACATGTACAACAAATTTGTCCTTAAAGCTTTAATTCGCTAGAAGTCTCCACACTGCCTTTAAATTTTACTTACTTCGTAACTGCAATGCTTGAAAAATTACCTATTAGGTGGCACATTAAGGAGCAGAATGGGAGAATAAATTATGCATTGTCTCAAAAGTTCACACTATGTGCCTGTTCTTTCTTGGCACTTCTTTTTGAAACTTGGGTTGTTTTTATAATGGCCTAATCTTGCAGAACCTACAAATGTACAAACTTTTGTATTTAAAATTTTGGTTGAAGTCTCCTGTAGTTGATTCATTTTGGCTAGTGGATACACTAGTGTTAGGACCATGAGGGTCTTGTTGCTATCCACCTTCTATTGAAGCAAGAAGAGAGATTGCTGAAccttttcagtttcttttttattgatTGGTGTAGTCGGAAAGAAAACATCATACTTGTATAAATACATTGAAGTGCATTTACTATTGTTTAATGTGTTTATAACGTTGGCTTAGTAGTGTATACATTGCTTTACTTGAATGTGTGAAGTATCCAACTTGTTCTCACATTTAGTGTTTTTTTATTTACCGTAGTTTGCTTTTTCGTCAACTTgttacttgtttttcttttattacaTTACTATTTCTTTGCCATTTCCCTCTTTGTGCACTTGTAAGCAAGGCAATTCTCAGGCTTTTTTTCGTGCCCCAAACATCGATAAGATTTTGAATAAAGCATTATTGATTGATTTGTGTGTGCTATCTGCACTAGCATTCACCCTCTTTTCATACGAGTATGTTGTATTACAACTTAATTAAGGCTATTCCATTCCACAAGCCAAGTTGCAGATAATTCTCTTTTTACTGTTCCATTTGGCTAGTGGTGTCTGAACTGTGAGCCCCTTGGTCATATGAATTAAGTCAGAACATGCGATTTAGACAGCTGCGGCTCATCTGCAGTGCCTTTCATTTCTACATAACTTGAGCTGAATCCTCTTATAATCAGCATGATCGAGAAAAATTTGAGTGCTTATGCACCAATGGCAAAGTTGACACAACATAAAATTCATCGCTGCAAATAATTTTATGTGCAAGAGTATAGGCAATATTGTAAACAACATGTTTCCTTTTTCATTATATTGCAAGTGTGGGGAAAGGAGTGTGCACTgtttgtttttgtgctgtgttaATAAACATATATGCAACCCGGAATCTGTGCTTTTGTAATACATATGCCATGAAGCTTCTTGGCAATACTATACTCTGACTGCTTTATATTAACGTGGCATTTTAAGCCAACAATTCCAACTCTTTTTCCTGCATGCAGACATCATTTGGATTTATGTGACCAACTGGTGCTTCTATCTGGGACAGTTGCCTGCCGTGGTGGTGTAGCAGCTTTGGCAGTGTACTGCTAAGCCTGAGGGGGTGGGATCGAATCCTAGCCAAagcagccgcatttcgaaggtggcgaagtgcaaaaacacccgtgtaccatgcacTGAATGTATGTTAAAAaattaaccccaggtggtcaaaattcctCTACTACTATGTCctctactatggcgtgcctcataatctggtTATGGTTTTGGCAATGTAAAACCCTGGCAAAAGAAATCTGCAACTCTTCTACACACGTCTTCAACATTTTCGCAAAAAAAATTTTGTCCAAATGGTTTGGTAATTCCATTTGGCAATTTAGATTGGCCCAAATGGTCCCGCTGGAAAGTCCATCTGGTCCAATTGGAAGTGAGTGTTTCCAATTGAACCAATTGGCCATTCTAACTGGTCCAAATGGTTTAGTTGGCAATACCATTTGGCCCAATAGGAAATTGCCGTTTCCATTTGGACCCATTGATATTTCCAAATGGTTTCAATTGTTTTTTTTGACTGggcgggtatgggctgggagatcggccccgggttgggccggcatacaggcggcgatgcggcgagatgtagcggcctggtgacggcgagcgtgagggtcgtcgtggttgccactgggctccggcaaggtagtcggcgatgtcacgtggtcgctcgccaagctgtggacgtggcgcgttgacggcgaaccctcgtaggcccatctcgcggtatgggcatcggcggtagacatggccggcctccccgcagtgatagcagagcgggcggtggtcgggggcgcgccaaatgtccgtcttccgctggtagctgcgctgggcgacgggcgggcgtgctggcggcggcggcggtggacgacggaactgcggccttacggggccctggcgcgagcgcggaggggggccttcacgacgggcgacggtggcgtaggtcatcgcttgcggctgtggttgaggcgatgccggaacttctggcacttccagtgatcgctgaacctcttctttaactatgtcagcgattgaagtcacctgaggctgcgatcttgggaataatttctgtagttcttcccgtacaaccgctctgatcgcctcgtgcaggtagtcggcgcctagagcttgagcttcggcgtagtttgtcagcgcacggcggttgtattgcctggctcgcatttcaagcgtcttctcgatcgttgtcgcctccgaaacaaattctgccacagtcttgggcgggttgcgcatcaatccggtgaatagatgctctttgacgccccgcatcaagaacctaactttcttttcttcagacatgtcggggtcggcgtggcggaagaggcgagtcatctcctccgtgaagatcgcgatgctctcgttcggcaattgaactctggtttccaggagaacttcagccctttcttttcgtacgacactcgtgaaggtcctcacgaagttctcgcgaaataggtcccaagtcaccagggtggtctctctgttctcaaaccaagtccgagcagcgtcatccaacgaaaaatagacatggcgcagcttgtcatcgtcgctccatttgttgaatgtcgcggtcccctcgtacgtctccagccatgtttcagggtcttcagctgatgatccacggaaggtcggtggctcccgaggttgctgcagcaggatgggggacgctggggctgccattgtggtcgttgacttggccttgatcactgtggtcttctcgggaagaagtccgtattctggcaaaagtccttgctgcctacggctagctcgctggtccttggcgacgttggtctcgtcctccggtttcgggcttgggtcgcggctttgcgggggcgtccgctgcatggacacaaaagcacctccaccagatgtcacgtagtagtgacgctgaagtaaacagtcgtaaaactgtgtatgacgaaactgattctttattgggcgaacctgtgcccacaaaagcaagctacactcaaagcacaacga harbors:
- the LOC119461795 gene encoding BEN domain-containing protein 5-like; translated protein: MIDIGQGLRVAAEAWRRIQARDKDPMFVKDLLITIWDPAQLQGRSLQGKHCPRYPDRPRKEPLTPWKVSVMQACYKRRLEKQGFPESVVSTLMKRMNHYVGEKIADIDKTAKRLWRE
- the LOC125947754 gene encoding uncharacterized protein LOC125947754, giving the protein MAPESSHSEPEHMSDGQDLFSSADTNRTTQLGELFQGALNEKVVVSKGDMLLMILKHALKNNLTLTALTNLIEMINLFFERPVLPQSKYKLGKLFSESGTGLSFNYICENCRKVSSYTESSHFLQCTNCGCAMATSVNSASFFVLLDVPSQLRKVLKNRTIRDLTRPLSTSSSFSDICDGELYRDFVSATADNGHRISLTLNTDGTLLFSSSNTSIWPIQLLVNEVPAMQRANKLVLAALWFGKNKPDMDLFLDAFLETMDDLSEKGFMLEHEGQAKLFRAYCICCAVDSVARAPMQGVMEFNAYYGCNWCLHEGERVAGATRYPVEKDEPPERTENEILKDAEIAVMQGQSERGVKTVSPLLNLPQFHIIWGFVPDYMHCVLLGVARQFLEMWLGDTHCDFYIGRQRESIDARLAALAPPREVRRSPRPTKERKWWKAKEFENWILFYSLPVLDGILNKSCIRHWACLVEALHILLMRSITSSDLVRAEELLLEFHVVAQVLYGKRCMTFNLHQVTHIAKSVRHWGPLWAHSAFPFEAGNGTLKAVVKAANGIPHQICRMIQVEGLTEQLTNMTTEARVYNYCTSLDITVTQKTVAISENVHLFGRGVPYQTSSLSATDASTVFVQYPRMLRNRVTSFGFM